A window from Pan paniscus chromosome 14, NHGRI_mPanPan1-v2.0_pri, whole genome shotgun sequence encodes these proteins:
- the LOC100984508 gene encoding ADP-ribosylation factor-like protein 2-binding protein, translating into MGALEEGFIVPFSDSDAHFDAAVGYLEDVIMDEDFQLLQRNFINNYYQEFEDTKENKLTYTPIFNEYISLAGKYIEEQYIEEKQLLEQILGFTMATFTTLQHHKDEVVGDILQMLLKFTDFLAFKEMFLDCRAEKEGQRLDLSRGLVETSLCKSSSMTTSQNNLQQ; encoded by the exons ATGGGTGCTTTAGAAGAAGGCTTCATTGTGCCCTTCTCTGACTCTGATGCACATTTTGATGCTGCGGTTGGATATTTAGAGGACGTTATCATGGATGAAGATTTCCAGTTATTACAGAGAAATTTCATCAACAACTActaccaggagtttgaggacacCAAAGAGAATAAACTCACCTACACacctatttttaatgaatatatttctttggCAGGAAAGTATATAGAAGAACAGTATATAGAAGAAA AACAGTTGCTGGAGCAAATTCTTGGCTTTACCATGGCAACTTTCACAACGTTACAGCACCACAAAGATGAAGTGGTTGGTGACATACTCCAAATGCTGCTCAAATTTACAGATTTTCtggcttttaaagaaatgtttctgGACTGCAGAGCAGAAAAAGAAGGCCAGAGACTGGACTTAAGCCGTGGTTTAGTGGAGACTTCATTGTGCAAATCATCTTCTATGACAACTTCTCAGAACAATCTGCAGCAGTAG